Proteins found in one Haloferax litoreum genomic segment:
- a CDS encoding DUF7473 family protein produces MDALILQTAASGAPVTAVAGTFALFALFLSLTAHIAVRNVLGDVELKKAFAVGPVPAAIAVVFTTFGWNSFVALALAIGLDFTLVKYLYGRSNRLSAYVVFIHFVVTVILGVILFGLLVILTSAPI; encoded by the coding sequence ATGGACGCGCTCATCTTGCAGACGGCCGCTTCCGGCGCACCGGTCACCGCCGTCGCCGGAACCTTCGCGCTGTTCGCGTTGTTTCTCTCTCTCACTGCACACATCGCCGTGCGGAACGTCCTCGGTGACGTCGAACTCAAGAAGGCGTTCGCCGTCGGCCCGGTTCCGGCGGCAATCGCCGTCGTCTTCACCACGTTCGGGTGGAACTCGTTCGTCGCGTTGGCCCTCGCAATCGGTCTCGACTTCACGCTCGTCAAGTACCTCTACGGCCGGTCGAACCGACTCTCCGCCTACGTGGTGTTCATCCACTTCGTCGTGACCGTCATTCTCGGCGTCATCCTGTTCGGCCTTCTCGTCATCTTGACGAGTGCGCCAATTTAA
- a CDS encoding TATA-box-binding protein → MTDPKDTINIENVVASTGIGQELDLQSVAMDLEGADYDPEQFPGLVYRTQNPKSAALIFRSGKIVCTGAKSTDDVHESLGIVFDKLRELQIPVDDDPEITVQNIVTSADLGENLNLNAIAIGLGLENIEYEPEQFPGLVYRLDEPSVVALLFGSGKLVITGGKKPEDAEAAVDVIISRLSELGLLSGSL, encoded by the coding sequence ATGACCGACCCCAAGGACACCATCAACATCGAGAACGTCGTCGCCTCCACGGGAATCGGCCAAGAACTCGACCTCCAGAGTGTGGCCATGGACCTCGAAGGTGCCGACTACGACCCGGAACAGTTCCCGGGACTCGTCTATCGGACACAGAATCCGAAGTCTGCGGCGCTCATCTTTCGCTCGGGGAAGATAGTCTGTACCGGCGCGAAATCGACCGACGACGTACACGAGAGTCTCGGTATCGTCTTCGACAAACTTCGTGAACTCCAGATTCCCGTCGACGACGACCCCGAAATCACCGTCCAGAACATCGTCACCAGCGCCGACCTCGGCGAGAATCTGAACCTCAACGCCATCGCCATCGGCCTCGGCCTCGAAAACATCGAGTACGAACCCGAGCAGTTCCCCGGTCTCGTCTACCGTCTGGACGAACCGAGCGTGGTCGCACTCCTCTTCGGGTCGGGCAAACTTGTCATCACGGGTGGCAAGAAACCCGAAGACGCAGAGGCGGCAGTGGACGTCATCATCTCGCGCCTCTCCGAACTCGGGTTGCTGTCTGGGTCGCTCTAA
- a CDS encoding DUF5658 family protein, translating into MASLDAILWGAAALAYGLGDYVTTIVGVRMAGVQEGNPLVRFISGGDPGPGSFAVLKLVSVALFVAAYWTLSPTTARLAVPTALTLLGTVVTARNVQIIRRRV; encoded by the coding sequence ATGGCTTCGCTCGACGCCATCCTCTGGGGCGCGGCGGCACTCGCCTACGGCCTCGGTGACTACGTCACGACCATCGTCGGGGTCAGGATGGCAGGTGTACAGGAGGGGAACCCACTCGTTCGATTTATCTCTGGCGGCGACCCCGGACCGGGGTCGTTCGCCGTGTTGAAACTCGTCTCAGTCGCGCTCTTCGTGGCCGCGTACTGGACGCTCAGCCCCACGACTGCTCGGCTCGCTGTTCCCACTGCACTGACATTACTTGGGACCGTCGTCACGGCCCGGAACGTCCAGATTATCCGACGGCGCGTCTAA
- a CDS encoding TIGR01177 family methyltransferase has translation MELAGEEDAFAAREAEAAATAVEVVAPGLATARGVDIERATLLAYTRRVVELVGKCDPDVDAARALVEAASIDREGTVAVRARDVRGLTGVSTSDAERTVGSALVERGFDVDLDDPDHELRVYFTEGTCLVGWAVAESVRDFSDRKPTDRPFFQPGSMAPVDARAFVNIAGAEPGARILDPMCGTGGVLLEAGLVGADVVGVDAQEKMARGARVNLDHYVDGGHVVRGDATALPFRDDTMDGVVFDAPYGRQSKIETHSLADLVGGALEEVYRVAPQCVMVADRSWVDEAEDAGWDVEQVFERRVHRSLVRYVHILTR, from the coding sequence TTGGAACTCGCCGGCGAGGAAGACGCGTTCGCCGCGCGCGAGGCAGAGGCGGCGGCGACGGCAGTCGAAGTGGTCGCCCCGGGTCTCGCCACCGCCCGCGGCGTCGACATCGAGCGAGCGACACTGCTCGCGTACACCCGCCGCGTCGTCGAACTCGTCGGGAAGTGCGACCCCGACGTCGACGCCGCCCGCGCACTCGTCGAAGCCGCGAGCATCGACCGCGAAGGGACCGTCGCCGTCCGCGCCCGCGACGTGCGCGGCCTGACCGGTGTCAGTACGAGCGACGCCGAGCGAACTGTTGGGTCCGCCCTGGTGGAGCGCGGATTCGACGTGGACCTCGACGACCCAGACCACGAACTCCGCGTCTACTTCACCGAGGGAACGTGTCTCGTCGGGTGGGCCGTCGCCGAGAGCGTCCGAGACTTCTCGGACCGAAAACCGACCGACCGACCGTTCTTCCAACCGGGGAGCATGGCCCCCGTGGACGCCCGTGCCTTCGTCAACATCGCCGGCGCGGAACCCGGCGCACGCATCCTCGACCCGATGTGCGGAACTGGCGGCGTGTTACTCGAAGCGGGTCTCGTCGGGGCCGACGTCGTCGGCGTCGACGCACAGGAGAAGATGGCCCGCGGTGCGCGGGTGAATTTGGACCACTACGTCGACGGCGGGCACGTGGTCCGCGGCGACGCGACTGCACTCCCGTTCCGCGACGACACCATGGACGGTGTCGTCTTCGACGCGCCGTACGGGAGACAGTCGAAAATCGAGACGCATTCACTGGCAGACTTGGTCGGCGGCGCGTTAGAAGAGGTGTATCGAGTCGCCCCGCAGTGTGTGATGGTCGCCGATAGGTCGTGGGTGGACGAGGCCGAGGATGCGGGGTGGGACGTCGAACAGGTGTTCGAGCGACGAGTCCACCGGTCGCTCGTTCGGTACGTGCACATTTTGACGCGGTGA